Proteins encoded together in one Orbaceae bacterium lpD01 window:
- the umuD gene encoding translesion error-prone DNA polymerase V autoproteolytic subunit, with translation MHQSCCIVLGQVDVTAIYDLPLIDTPVRAGFPSPANDYLEQSLDLTEHLVKHPNATFYIQVVGDSMIDYGIFSGDLLVVDRALEARLHDIVIAAIDGELTCKRLGILNGQHHLLSGNIAYPPIILTGKEVHIWGVVIHTIHSLRGRVRT, from the coding sequence TTGCACCAATCCTGTTGTATTGTGCTCGGCCAGGTTGATGTTACTGCGATTTATGATTTACCGCTGATTGATACCCCGGTAAGAGCCGGATTTCCCTCACCCGCTAACGATTATTTAGAACAATCGCTCGATTTAACCGAACATTTAGTCAAGCATCCGAATGCAACTTTCTATATTCAGGTAGTGGGCGACTCTATGATCGATTATGGCATTTTTAGTGGCGATCTGCTGGTGGTTGATCGCGCTTTAGAAGCCCGTCTTCATGATATTGTAATTGCGGCTATTGACGGTGAATTAACCTGTAAGCGCTTAGGTATTCTCAATGGCCAGCACCATCTGTTATCCGGCAATATCGCCTATCCACCGATAATATTAACCGGTAAAGAGGTCCATATCTGGGGCGTGGTGATTCACACCATCCATTCATTACGGGGCCGGGTTCGTACATGA
- a CDS encoding Y-family DNA polymerase: MIGLVDCNNFYASCERVFNPKLEGQPIGILSNNDGCVIARSNELKPLVPMGMPAYQIPAAIRQQIQLFSSNYELYGDMSRRVFNIVHEHTPDIDIYSIDEAFIRLSGLHDAVAHCQQLREQIKRHTGIPVSIGISSTYTLAKLANHLAKQQPDYQGVCCLSADNPALAEALKQCPVAEVWGVGRRIAAQLHALNIDTAWQLRQTNPKRIRQQFSVILERTVLELQGTACIELTDLSQPKQNIMTSRSFGHLTGELDDLQEAIRVHASRGAEKLRQQDCVACAVQVGLKTNRFREDLKQYQPTIIVPLPEPTDDSRLIIQAAQIGLKAIYKKGFLFMKAGVMLLDITHKAHHAQCDLFADQATTRLKQKNSQLMQTIDLINQKMGRQTIQFGGTRKQAAWQIKRELLSQRYTTRWDEVLRVK, from the coding sequence ATGATAGGCTTAGTCGACTGTAATAACTTTTATGCCTCATGTGAACGGGTATTTAATCCTAAGCTAGAAGGCCAGCCGATTGGTATTTTATCTAATAATGATGGCTGTGTCATCGCGCGTTCTAATGAGTTAAAGCCGTTGGTACCAATGGGTATGCCGGCCTACCAAATTCCTGCAGCGATTCGTCAACAGATTCAACTATTCAGTTCGAATTATGAGCTCTACGGTGATATGAGTCGACGCGTATTTAATATTGTCCATGAACATACGCCCGATATTGATATCTACTCCATTGATGAAGCGTTTATTCGATTATCAGGGCTGCATGATGCGGTTGCGCATTGCCAACAGCTACGCGAACAAATTAAGCGTCACACCGGTATTCCTGTTAGTATTGGCATCTCATCAACCTACACGCTGGCCAAACTGGCCAATCATTTAGCCAAACAGCAGCCTGACTATCAGGGGGTTTGTTGCTTATCGGCCGATAATCCTGCGTTGGCTGAAGCGTTAAAACAGTGCCCAGTTGCAGAAGTATGGGGCGTGGGGCGCCGGATTGCGGCGCAACTACATGCTTTAAATATTGATACCGCATGGCAATTACGCCAAACCAATCCCAAACGGATCCGCCAACAATTTTCAGTCATCCTTGAACGAACTGTCTTAGAACTACAAGGAACGGCTTGTATTGAGTTAACGGATCTATCACAGCCGAAACAAAATATCATGACTTCGCGTAGCTTTGGGCATCTGACTGGCGAACTTGATGATTTACAAGAGGCGATTCGGGTACATGCTAGCCGTGGCGCTGAGAAACTCAGGCAACAAGATTGCGTCGCCTGTGCGGTGCAGGTCGGCTTAAAAACCAATCGTTTTCGTGAAGATTTAAAGCAGTATCAGCCAACTATCATCGTTCCCCTGCCTGAGCCAACCGATGACTCACGCTTGATTATTCAGGCTGCTCAAATAGGATTAAAGGCCATCTATAAAAAAGGCTTTTTATTTATGAAAGCTGGCGTGATGTTGCTCGATATTACTCATAAAGCACACCATGCGCAGTGTGATCTTTTTGCCGATCAAGCGACAACCAGATTAAAACAGAAAAATAGCCAACTGATGCAGACCATCGATCTGATTAATCAAAAAATGGGCCGGCAGACGATTCAATTTGGCGGCACCCGAAAACAGGCCGCCTGGCAGATAAAACGTGAACTGCTCAGTCAGCGCTATACCACACGCTGGGATGAAGTACTGCGCGTCAAATAA